The Branchiostoma lanceolatum isolate klBraLanc5 chromosome 7, klBraLanc5.hap2, whole genome shotgun sequence nucleotide sequence TTGTCTTCCTTGTGAATCTCGGGAGCTCGGACTCTTAAGATTGGTTTCCCGATGCTTCCCGACTTCTCACTCCACGTACGTCTCGTTCCGGACCCTGAGTCCGAATCCACGTCCTCTAATTTGGCGCGGAAACGCACTTCCGTGTGCCTCGAAACTTCCGACGCCTTTGCATCACTTTCGGTGTCTTCGTCTCTTTCCTCGTCTTCCTCATCTGCGTCTTCTTCTTCCACCGCGTCTTCAAGACCCTTCTCGTTCTCTCTcgaagcaaacttcaagctctTGGGCGAGGCGAATCCCGTGCCTTGGAATTCGCTCGGCGGGAGAATCTGTGCCATGTACAGTTGACCGTAAGTGCCCTTCAACCAGGTGGGGGTCTTCGAGTCGAACAGCTGGTGAGCCTTGAGGTTGACGTCTTGTGACGAACCGTTGGCTCGCATCTCCGTGGCGCGCACCTGCCACTGGAAGAGGAACAGGTGCCTCTCCGTCTTCTTATGGTTGGAATCGGCGGCGATGGTCAGAGCCGTTTTCCCCTCGCGGTCGGCGGCGTTGATGCGGGCGCCCTTCTCCAGGAGGATGTCCACACATTCTCCCCTCCCCCTAGCGGCTGCGGCGTGTAGCGCAGTGCGACCTGAAGGTGTTGTGGCATTCACGTCGGCACCTGAATTAAAGATACGAGAAAGCAGATCTTAAGGTTTTTTGAATATCGCATTTGTCATCTGAAGCTGTCATGAATAAGAACTGATGTCTAGGAGTACAGGTATTAACATCTATTTAgaaattccaccagggtacataattccaccaccctgaaaagatacgtctattaataaaacagatctccaacccaacgtctcctggtataatgcactccagtatatcttaactgtgcatactggggggtgctgcactagaggtcTCTctaacccactgtttttcaaagtgatggatttatgtaacccggtggattaatgttaatagagGTTACATCTGTAAGTTCCCTATATCTATCTACCACtttaaaatcatgaccatagcatatccagaagACGAGATATCATCCCCagaagtttcgctgcagtaccatagcaagccactagggagcccaaaatgtaatcattctgaggtctcaagaagacctacccacatactaagtatgaaaacacttaatccatccaggcattctcgaatTATCGTGCtcaaagacacacaaacacacacacacacacacacacacacatacaaacgaatgctgacgaaaacataaccttctcggcgaaggtaactaacAGTAACATGACAATCTTTAACAGTCTTCTTGCTCCTCTCACCTTCCTCCATGAGACTATGCATGAGGTCCAGGTGTCCTCGGTTAGAGGCGATAAAGAGCGCTACCGCAGCGCGCTCAGCGAACCAGGCCCTACGCTGACGGGGGCCCATGTAGTCGGAGGTGGGGGAATGGAATTTGGTGTCAGGTGTTACACCCAGCTGAAACACCTGCgggaagaaaaacacaaagttgACATTCGTCACAATAACACTGTGACTGTGTAATAaaattaacatgaaaaaaagcaacatttgaTAGATCTCCATAAAAATAGAGGATGAATGAATGCTTTCATCACTTTACTTTCAAAGAAATTTCACCCGCATTTCCCAGGAAAATGAGATCTGTTTTTAAACATTGAGCTAATGGATTAATGATATCCATTTTGATTGACcaataatacaatgtattttgccATAACTATCGTATGACTGGTATCGTCTATCACACTCACAGAATTTGATGAAATCAATTCCATTTTATTCTTCATGGATAAAAAAGATATACCCCAAATTTTCACAATAAAGGATATCAGTTAAGAATGTTTCTTTGGCACAATCATCTATTTTTTTTAGCATTATGATCTGTAAGTATTTTTGAGCTATATTTCACAATCATGTAGAAGTAAGCAGTGCAGAGGTTGACTTCCTTCGACCtctttcccccccccccccaaccgaagtcaggtacccatttttacaccttgctGGAGTGAGGAATGTGTGTGCCTAATTATAAAtatcccaagggcacaaaatcagtgacatgacaggatttgaacccaggacctctgggttctcgGCCAAACACCCAGCCGTTAAGCCACTGTGAcgtcagatgatgatgatgatgacatctcACCTTTTCGATGTCTCCTTCTGCGGCAGCCTCCACCAGTGTCTGCCACTGAGACCACACCTTCAGTTTGATGGTCCCGCCTTGTACAATGTCATTGTACCGGAGGTCACTGTCCTCATGCATGTCACCTGTAACAGAAATGCGTATTGTTACAGACTTTCCTGGTATCACTGCCAAATCAGGTACAATTGAGAAattttacataatatattataCATAAACGTTAAAGGGGCCCAGATAAatggaaataaataaaaaactgaaatctttatggtagtgacatttactaacactgtttagcacatttgcgttaTTACTTCAcaatttgagcattttaaaaccaatcAAAAACGAGCCAtacaatgattcccttagtttcacgagcctacaaaaaaaaacacaacaattttCATTGAGTTCTCACACAACAACGACagtgtatttttgcatcattgatgtcgctatacattgtgatattgttgtttgaacttaaatCATAAGAAATGACTATATagtaaatgaattgactttcgaAATCCAATTTTCTGGCCCGAATATTGCTTGAGTTTCCTTTAATAAAGAAGGTGCGAGCTTATGAAACAAGTTTAACTGTAATTCACagtcaacacaaaaaattgtgaGATGGGGGGCgtcacagactttctgcaacttatgatccactgctcaccgagtcacgtgtctcatctgcataacgtgacgtcatctcagcggtggattgttcattccttgacaaagactggtgtacAATCTTTTGTGTcggcaattacagttaaaacttgtttcataaTGACagcttctaccaacacagatgaactttcaagctaaggtgGAGCTTGTTTGAACCGACCTTCGTCCAGGTAGGAGAGTCGCTGCAGGTTGGAGGGGATTCCCGCCTCCAGTTCCACAGACTCCTTCAACTGCCACACCTGCATCTCAGGGTACACCTGGCCAATGGTGAACATCTCACCTGTCGGAACCAGCAGCACCTGAAAAAGGGCAGGAGAAACAAACAAGGTCAATGTCTCGTGGTGTAATAGTcagtgaaacaaagaagcgagtagaacagtctcctggcccccgggATTCAAACATGCTCCAAAACCGGGCAGCCACATCACaggccgcacgccttaaccactaggctaaaaggtctaggcCAGTAATAGACTGTTCAGTTGGATGcccttgaaccccactgttataGTAGGGTCCGTTATGCCCATAACCCAAAGGTCTTGGGTTCaagtcccctgacatgccccaaCATTGAGacgcctttgggaaaggcactttacatgaatttcctcactttactcaggtgtaaatgag carries:
- the LOC136438046 gene encoding uncharacterized protein, which encodes MAGRTAKTGKKTGKVAFAPLRTFSLKVLLVPTGEMFTIGQVYPEMQVWQLKESVELEAGIPSNLQRLSYLDEGDMHEDSDLRYNDIVQGGTIKLKVWSQWQTLVEAAAEGDIEKVFQLGVTPDTKFHSPTSDYMGPRQRRAWFAERAAVALFIASNRGHLDLMHSLMEEGADVNATTPSGRTALHAAAARGRGECVDILLEKGARINAADREGKTALTIAADSNHKKTERHLFLFQWQVRATEMRANGSSQDVNLKAHQLFDSKTPTWLKGTYGQLYMAQILPPSEFQGTGFASPKSLKFASRENEKGLEDAVEEEDADEEDEERDEDTESDAKASEVSRHTEVRFRAKLEDVDSDSGSGTRRTWSEKSGSIGKPILRVRAPEIHKEDKEDKMSHRWLASKNFADEKEDEKARQLRAKPMGKVTKVTDHSLLTTGTKVLEGLDRSSSVSASSYRTWLMKKDLDSLGY